Below is a genomic region from Isosphaeraceae bacterium EP7.
GGGTTCTCGGCGCACCTGAGCCAGGGAGTCTCGCGGACAATCATCGGGGTCATCGGCGATGAAGGCAAACTCCAGGCCGAGCCCCTGATGGCCATCCAGGGGGTCGAGCAAGTCGTCCCCATCATGAAGGCCTACAAGCTCGCCAGCCGCGAGTTCCACGCCGACGACACCGTCGTCGAGGTCAAGGGGATCAAGGTCGGCGGCGGCCACCTCGGCATGATCGCCGGCCCCTGCGCCATCGAGAGCGAAGCCCGACTCGTCGAGATCGCCTCGGCGGTCAAGGACGCCGGCGCGAACATCCTCCGCGGCGGCGCCTTCAAGCCCCGGACCAGCCCCTACAGCTTCCAGGGGATGGGCGAGGAAGGCCTGAAGGTCTTGAAGGCCACCGGCGAGCGGTTCGGCATGCCCACCGTCACCGAGGTGATGGACCCGAGGCAGGTCGACCTGGTCGTCAAGTATGCCGACATGATCCAGATTGGCGCCCGGAACATGCAGAATTTCGACCTGCTCAAGGAGGTCGGCCGGACCCGCACCCCCGTGCTGCTGAAGCGCGGGCTGAGTGCGACGGTGAAAGACCTCCTGATGTCGGCCGAGTACGTCCTGTCGATGGGCAACCGCCAGCTCATCCTCTGCGAGCGCGGCGTGCGCAGCTTCGAGGACTCGACGCGCAACATGCTCGACCTGGCCATGGTGCCCAACGTCAAGGGGCTGAGCCACCTGCCGGTGATCGTCGACCCGAGCCATGCCACCGGCCGGCCCGACCTGATCCCGGCGATGGCCCGCGCGGCGGTGGCCGCCGGGGCCGACGGCGTCCACGTCGAAGTGCACACGTGCCCCGAAGAGGCCCTGTCCGACGGCCCCCAGGCACTGCTGCCCCCGCAATATTCCAAGCTCATGGACGAGTTGCGGCAGCTTGCCGACGTCCTGGGCAAGACCATCGACGTCTGCGAAGGGGTCACCGTCTGATGCGATCGCTGTTCATCGCCGGCAACTGGAAGATGAATCCGAGCACCACCGAGGCGGCCGTCGCCCTGGCCACCGAGGTCAAGGCGGGCGTGGGCCAGGAGGCCTCCGTTCACGTGGCCCTGGCGCCCCCGTTCGTCTTCCTGGGCGCCGTGGACGAGGTGCTCAATAATACGCCGATCGGCCTGGCCGGGCAGACCATGCACGCCAAGGCCGATGGTGCGTACACCGGCGAGACCTCCGGCGCCATGCTCGTGGACATCGGCTGCACGCACGTGATCCTAGGACACAGCGAGCGCCGGCACGGGCTGGGCGAGACCGACGAGCAGGTCAACCAGAAGCTGGTGGCCGCCCTGGCCGCGCAGCTCATCCCGATCGTCTGCGTCGGCGAGACCCGCGAAGAACGCGAGGCGGGGCGGACCGAGACGGTCATCGGCGTGCAGCTCGACGGGTCGCTGGCCGACATCACGCCCGACCAGATGGTCGGCGTGGTCCTGGCCTACGAGCCGGTCTGGGCGATCGGCACCGGGCTGACGGCGACCCCCGCCCAGGCGCAAGAAGTCCACAAATTCATCCGCGAACGGCTGGCCGACCGGTTCGGCCTGGCGACGGCGGCGCGAGTCGTCGTCCAATATGGCGGGAGCGTCAAGCCCGACAACGCCGCCGAGTTGCTGGCCTGCCACGACATCGACGGGGCTCTGGTCGGCGGCGCGAGCCTGAAGGCGGGCGATTTCCTCGGCATCATCCAGGCGGCACGCTCCGTCGCGGCGGCCGGCAAAGACTGAGCCCGTGACTGACGGGGTCGCCCGATGGCGGCCCCTCGCGGGCAACATCCCCCTGCCCCCGACGGACCCGACCTCGAAAGGACTCCGGCCTTGCTCGGCTTCTTGATCGGCCTGTTCAATACCCTGTCGATCGTGACCTCCGTCTTCCTCATCTGCCTGGTGCTGATCCAGCGCGGCAAGGGGGGCGGACTGGCGGGCGCATTCGGCGGCGTGGGGGGCTCCAGCGCCTTCGGCACCAAGGCCGGCGACGTGTTCACCCGCGTCACCATCGTGGTCGCCGCCATCTGGATCTCGCTCTACCTGCTGCTGAACATGCTCTCGCACCGCGGCGAGAGCTCGGCCTGGGAAGACGACGTCCCGGCCGCGTCCAGCTCCACCAGCAAGACCACCCCGCTTGGCACGGCCCCACCGGCCACCGGCACTTCGCCGCTGGGCCCCGGTGCCGTCCCCCCGGCCGGCACGTCCACCGCTCCGGCACCGGGCAGCAGCTCGACGCTTCCCCCGGCACTGCCCGAGGTCAACGCGGCCCCCAAGGGCTCTTCGCCCGCGGCGACCAAACCGACCGGGCCGATCTCGGCCACGCCCCCGGGACCGGTCTCGCCCAGCACGCCGGCGCCGGCCCCCACGATCCCCAGCCCGAGCCCCGTGCCCGTCACTCCCTGACGGGCACGAGCCCCCGGTGCCGGCCCTTGTTTTGTCTTCTCCTAATGCACCGATGAACGCCCCGAGCGAGGTTTACGCCCCGTGCTGCTGAGCATGACCGGATTCGGCGAGGCCCGGCGGCAAGACGACCGCTGGGCCGTCAGCGTCGAGGTCCGCTCCGTCAATAATCGACATCTCAAGCTGAACGCCAAGCTGGGCGACCGCTACTCGGCGCTCGAGCCCGACCTGGAACGCCTGGTGCGCGAGACCTTGCGTCGAGGGACCGTGCAGCTCACCCTGCGGGTCGACCGTCCCCGGAAGACCGAGGACTATCGCCTCAACACCGTCGCCCTGGCCAGTTACCGCGCCCAGTTGCAGGAAGTCTTCGGCCAGGACGTCAGCCTGCAAGGGCTGCTGCAACTCCCAGGGGTCGTCGAGGAACGTCGCTCGAACCAGGATGACCCGCACGAGGAATGGCCCGAGCTGGCCGAGATCGTCTCCGAGGCCCTCGCCAAGCTGCAAGCCTCGCGTGCCGAGGAAGGCCGGTCGATGGCCGACGAGTTGACCGCCCTGGGCGACTCGATCGTCGGCCGGCTCGAAGTCATCGCCGCGCGGGCCCCGCTGGTGGTCGAAGGGTACCAAAAGCGGCTCGAAGAGCGTGTCCGCACGCTGCTCGAGGGCAAGGGGGCGACGCTCCAGCCGGGCGACCTGATCCGTGAGGTCTCGATCTTCGCCGAGCGGGCCGACATCGCCGAGGAAGTGGTCCGGCTCAGAGCCCACCTCGGCCAGTTCCGGGCCGTGATCGACGAGCCCGAGAGCGCCGGCCGCAAGCTGGAGTTCGTCGTGCAGGAGATGGGACGCGAGACGAACACGATCGGGTCGAAGGCCAATGACCTCGAGATCTCCCGCGAGGTGGTCGAGATCAAGGGGGCCCTCGAGAAGATCCGCGAACTGATCCAGAACGTCGAATGACGTGCGGACGCACACGGACGGGGATGGGATCTTGCGAGAGACCGCATTGACGATCGACGAGCGAACGACGAACGCCCCGGCCTCCGCCCCCGCGGCCTCGGGGCGACTGGTTGTCGTCTCGGGCCCCTCGGGCACGGGCAAGAGCACGCTCGTGCGCCGGGTCGTCGAGCAATGCGCCCCCGGGGTGGTCCTGTCCATCTCGGCGACGAGCCGGGCCCCTCGCGTCGGCGAGGTCGACGGCGTCGATTACCTGTTCCTCAGTCGTGAGGACTTCGAGCAGGCGATCGCCCGGGGCGAATTCCTGGAATGGGCCGAAGTGCACGGGAACCTGTACGGCACGCCCGCGGGCCCCGTGGCCCAGGCCGTGGCCCGCGGCTGCCGGGTGCTGCTGGAGATCGACGTGCAGGGGGGGATGCAGGTGCGCTCGCGCGTGCCCGATGCCTTCCTGATCTTCGTCCATGCGCCGAGCTTCGAAGTGCTTGAGGCTCGGCTTCGAGCCCGCGGGACCGACGGCGAGGCGACCATCCTGCGTCGGCTGGCCAACGCCCGCGCCGAGCTGGAACAGAGCCCTCGCTACGACGTGCAATTAGTCAACGACGACCTGGACCGGGCGGTGGCCGAGCTGGCCGACGTGCTCGGACGGCTCAGCCCCGGCTCCGGAGGATCCTGACCATGCTCGAAGAGTTGAAGGAAGAGAAGATCGTCAACAAGGTCGGCGGGCGCTTCAAGCTCTCCACCCTGATCCAGAAGCGGATGATCGCCCTGAATCAGGGGGCCCGCCCCCTGGTCGACATCCGCGGCGCCGACAAGATGTACATCGTGATCCAGGAGATCATGCAGGACAAGATTTACCTGGACCTCACGGGCAACATCCAGACGAGCGAGCCGACGGAAGAGGCCGAAGGCGAGACGGTCGACTTGACCCAGCCCTCGGAATGATCACGACCGGCCCGAGGGTCGTCCTCGGGCCCGGCTGAGGCCGAAGCCCGGCCCCCTCCGCGGTCGATGGAGGACAAGGTCCCGGGCGCCGTCGCCGGTGGAGCCCGCAATGGCTCCTCCCATGCGAGGCCCGGGCCCCTGCCGCGCGCCGAGGGGACGGTAACTGATGCTGGATCGTCGACAGATGGGCCGCCACGCCCGGCAACTCGCTCCCCTGTTCGCCACCGCGTTCGTCGCCCTCTGCCTCGTCGGCTACAACCCGGCGGATGCCCCCGGGTCGTCGACATACCCCCCCAACGCGACGCCGACCAACCCGTGCGGGCCCGTGGGCGCGGCGTTCGCATCGCTGATCTTCCGGGGCGTGGGCTATGGCGCATACGTCGGCCTTGCCGGCCTGGTCGCGGCCAACCTCCTGATCTTCCGGCGGAGGCCCGTGCCGGAGATCGAGCTGCGACTGGCGGGAGTCGGTCTGCTGACGGGGGTGGCCTCGTGCCTGGTCCAGCGGTTCACGCCGTGGCTGACGCCCACGCCTTCGGTCGGCCCGGGGGGCTACCTGGGGGCCATCGAGCTCGCCTTCCTGGAGGGGCAATTCGGCCCCGGGGGGATGTTCCTGATCCTGGCCGCCGCGGGCCTGGCGGGCCTTGCGCTCTGCCAGGACGTGCTCTTCGCCTGGCCGGCCCAGGAGCTGGCGGCCCTGCTCCGCCCTGCCCGGCGAGAGCAGCCCCCCGTCCGCACGGCAGGCGCCGGCGTCGACGCCTCGATTTTCGTCCCCGGGCGGGTCGACTCGCCCGACGACAACGGCGAGCCCGGCACCCGGCTTGCCCCGCCCCCGCCCAGACCGGCGCTGGCCAGGCCCCAGCCCAACCCCCGTGCGGCCTCGTCGGCCCTCGTCGACGCCCGGAGCCCGCAGGCCAGGTCGTTTCAAGGCGCGCCGGAGTCCAAGCACTCGGCGCCGTTCGTGCCCCAGAACCCCGACTTCATCCTGCCGCCCATCGCGCTGCTGGAGCCACCCACCCCGGTGGCCGTGGGCGACCACGAGGCCAAGCTGCACGCCCGCGCCGTGGTGCTGGAGCAGACCCTGCGCGACCACGGATGCGAGGTCCGCGTCGTCCAGATCGACACCGGGCCGGTGATCACCCAGTTCGAGATCGAGCTGGTCCCCGGCCTGCGAGTCGCCCGGATCGTCACGCTCTCCAATGACCTGGCCATCGCCCTGGCGGTCCCCAGCGTTCGGATCGTGGCGC
It encodes:
- a CDS encoding DNA-directed RNA polymerase subunit omega, encoding MLEELKEEKIVNKVGGRFKLSTLIQKRMIALNQGARPLVDIRGADKMYIVIQEIMQDKIYLDLTGNIQTSEPTEEAEGETVDLTQPSE
- the gmk gene encoding guanylate kinase, encoding MRTHTDGDGILRETALTIDERTTNAPASAPAASGRLVVVSGPSGTGKSTLVRRVVEQCAPGVVLSISATSRAPRVGEVDGVDYLFLSREDFEQAIARGEFLEWAEVHGNLYGTPAGPVAQAVARGCRVLLEIDVQGGMQVRSRVPDAFLIFVHAPSFEVLEARLRARGTDGEATILRRLANARAELEQSPRYDVQLVNDDLDRAVAELADVLGRLSPGSGGS
- the secG gene encoding preprotein translocase subunit SecG, which translates into the protein MLGFLIGLFNTLSIVTSVFLICLVLIQRGKGGGLAGAFGGVGGSSAFGTKAGDVFTRVTIVVAAIWISLYLLLNMLSHRGESSAWEDDVPAASSSTSKTTPLGTAPPATGTSPLGPGAVPPAGTSTAPAPGSSSTLPPALPEVNAAPKGSSPAATKPTGPISATPPGPVSPSTPAPAPTIPSPSPVPVTP
- a CDS encoding YicC/YloC family endoribonuclease codes for the protein MLLSMTGFGEARRQDDRWAVSVEVRSVNNRHLKLNAKLGDRYSALEPDLERLVRETLRRGTVQLTLRVDRPRKTEDYRLNTVALASYRAQLQEVFGQDVSLQGLLQLPGVVEERRSNQDDPHEEWPELAEIVSEALAKLQASRAEEGRSMADELTALGDSIVGRLEVIAARAPLVVEGYQKRLEERVRTLLEGKGATLQPGDLIREVSIFAERADIAEEVVRLRAHLGQFRAVIDEPESAGRKLEFVVQEMGRETNTIGSKANDLEISREVVEIKGALEKIRELIQNVE
- the tpiA gene encoding triose-phosphate isomerase → MRSLFIAGNWKMNPSTTEAAVALATEVKAGVGQEASVHVALAPPFVFLGAVDEVLNNTPIGLAGQTMHAKADGAYTGETSGAMLVDIGCTHVILGHSERRHGLGETDEQVNQKLVAALAAQLIPIVCVGETREEREAGRTETVIGVQLDGSLADITPDQMVGVVLAYEPVWAIGTGLTATPAQAQEVHKFIRERLADRFGLATAARVVVQYGGSVKPDNAAELLACHDIDGALVGGASLKAGDFLGIIQAARSVAAAGKD
- the aroF gene encoding 3-deoxy-7-phosphoheptulonate synthase gives rise to the protein MIIVLKPNPTKEVIDHVLERIEALGFSAHLSQGVSRTIIGVIGDEGKLQAEPLMAIQGVEQVVPIMKAYKLASREFHADDTVVEVKGIKVGGGHLGMIAGPCAIESEARLVEIASAVKDAGANILRGGAFKPRTSPYSFQGMGEEGLKVLKATGERFGMPTVTEVMDPRQVDLVVKYADMIQIGARNMQNFDLLKEVGRTRTPVLLKRGLSATVKDLLMSAEYVLSMGNRQLILCERGVRSFEDSTRNMLDLAMVPNVKGLSHLPVIVDPSHATGRPDLIPAMARAAVAAGADGVHVEVHTCPEEALSDGPQALLPPQYSKLMDELRQLADVLGKTIDVCEGVTV